Proteins from a single region of Dictyostelium discoideum AX4 chromosome 5 chromosome, whole genome shotgun sequence:
- a CDS encoding FAD dependent oxidoreductase domain-containing protein — translation MESNQKCGATQIVNEFCESIEGIVFRKGSEEYKQNVNKRWNIDVVNTPLLIVYPKNIQDVVKAVNFSRECQLDFAVIAGAHGFKSTCDNGLLLNISSMKNIKVDEASKTVVVETGCTLGDLDKETSKFGLGIPSGHVSHTGLGGLTLGGGIGHLSRSLGLTSDNLIGCTLVNYKGEIEKVTDQSNKELIYAIRGAGSNFGVITDFTFKLHPVKDVYLGTFVYPHATSKEPLTLLGEYASSKDVPNELSCAISITPEGVVVMAIYNGTEEQGKPYIEKIASFGVPVVSKISMIPYVQLQCLIDNKVPHGLKYYQRGPFIKEALNADMIEIILDAYNKHPTKSCAILLTHLGGKVREPVEDDFSSFAHRNSEYQIIFASIIPSDQDKPSIKQWTADVHTKLMPYCFGDYSNTTDGTQPIEIIYGKHTNKLIQLKTKYDPLNFFKNNTNIKPIQN, via the coding sequence atggaatcaaatcaaaaatgTGGTGCAACACAAATTGTAAATGAATTTTGTGAATCAATTGAAGGAATTGTTTTTAGAAAAGGATCAGAAGAATATAAACAAAATGTTAATAAACGTTGGAATATTGATGTTGTGAATACaccattattaatagtttatcCAAAGAATATTCAAGATGTTGTTAAAGCTGTTAATTTTTCAAGAGAATGTCAACTTGATTTTGCAGTGATTGCAGGTGCTCATGGATTTAAATCAACTTGTGACAATGGATTACTATTGAATATCTCAAGtatgaaaaatattaaagttgATGAAGCAAGCAAgactgttgttgttgagacTGGTTGTACATTGGGTGATTTAGATAAAGAAACTTCAAAATTTGGATTAGGGATACCTTCTGGACATGTTAGTCATACTGGTTTGGGTGGATTAACATTGGGTGGTGGTATAGGTCACCTTTCAAGATCACTTGGATTAACAtcagataatttaattggttgTACATTGGTAAACTATAAAGGTGAGATTGAAAAGGTCACTGATCAATCAAATAAAGAACTTATCTATGCAATTAGAGGTGCCGGTAGTAATTTCGGTGTTATCACTGATTTCACATTTAAATTACATCCAGTGAAGGATGTTTACTTGGGTACTTTTGTTTACCCACATGCAACCTCAAAGGAGCCATTGACATTACTTGGTGAGTATGCGTCAAGTAAAGATGTTCCAAATGAACTCTCATGTGCAATTTCAATTACACCAGAGGGTGTTGTAGTTATGGCGATTTATAATGGTACTGAGGAACAAGGTAAACCATACATTGAAAAGATCGCTAGCTTTGGTGTGCCAGTAGTTTCGAAAATTTCAATGATACCATATGTACAATTACAATGTTTAATCGATAATAAAGTTCCACATGgtttgaaatattatcaaaGAGGTCCATTCATTAAAGAGGCATTAAATGCTGACATGATTGAAATCATTTTGGATGCTTACAATAAACATCCAACTAAATCTTGTGCAATTCTTTTAACTCATTTAGGTGGTAAAGTTAGAGAACCAGTTGAAGATGATTTCTCTTCATTTGCTCATAGAAATTCAGAATACCAAATTATCTTTGCCTCAATCATTCCATCTGATCAAGATAAACCATCAATTAAACAATGGACTGCCGATGTTCATACCAAATTAATGCCATATTGTTTTGGTGATTATTCAAATACTACCGATGGTACtcaaccaattgaaattatctATGGTAAacatacaaataaattaattcaattaaaaacaaaatatgatccattaaatttctttaaaaataatacaaatattaaaccaattcaaaattaa